DNA from Pajaroellobacter abortibovis:
TCCCCTTCTCCCTGAGCTGCACAAGAGGTGAGAAGCCCGATTAAAAAAGAAATGCAGCTTTTCATTAGCCAGTTGTTTGTCGATGTCCACAGGGAAAATAGAGCAGATTGGGGTATCCAACAGTTCATGATGGGTTCCTCTGGGGGGATAGGGTGTCATCCTGTTTTTTTTGTACTTTTGCTTCTATCGTAGTTGTCAGTAATCGCAAGTATTGACCTGCGCTCGCAAGAGAAAAAAAAAGAGAAATATAGAGAAGCACCGTGCCCACATAGATTAGATCGACTGCCCCTAAGTGAATCCCTGGATAATAAGAGAGCTCATAAGGATAACCTAGGACAAGAGCGATAATTCCTATCATTTGAAGCGCTGTTTTAGTTTTTCCTTCTTGTCCTGCAGCGATGACAACACCTTCGTTTACAGCGACCATCCGCAGTGCGTTGACCGTTAATTCTCGCCCTAACAGAACGACTACGATCCAAGGTGTAATCCGACCCATCGCTGCACACCATACGAGGGATGCCATTACGATTAACTTGTCTGTTAGAGGATCCATCAGTTTTCCAAAAATGCTGACGAGATTTAATTTGCGCGCCAGATAACCGTCCAACAGATCAGTGAGAGCAGCAGCAGTGAAAATGAGTGCTGCGTAGACTCCATCTGCGGGAGTATCTTTATCAAGAAAATAAAGAAAAGGGGGGATCGCAAGGACCCTTCCCATCGTGAGAAGGTTGGGTAAATTAAAGGCATCTTGAACGATTGAGCGTCTATGCTTTGGAGGCTGAAAGGCCACTTGTTCATTCATGTCATGTGACCGCATGGAGAAGAAGAGGGCCAGAACGGTAGGTTGGGTATTTGATGCTTGTCTGACCAGTCTTGTATTCTTTCTTTCGGTCTATAGTTACGCTGAAGCCGAAATGGTGTCCATCTTTATCCTCTATTGAGCTGAAATTGAGGGAAAGAGGGTGCGGATCGATTAAAAAAAGGCGTACAGCTCTCTCAGGCATAGACATGTACGAGCTTTGCCTTGTATAAGA
Protein-coding regions in this window:
- the pgsA gene encoding CDP-diacylglycerol--glycerol-3-phosphate 3-phosphatidyltransferase, encoding MNEQVAFQPPKHRRSIVQDAFNLPNLLTMGRVLAIPPFLYFLDKDTPADGVYAALIFTAAALTDLLDGYLARKLNLVSIFGKLMDPLTDKLIVMASLVWCAAMGRITPWIVVVLLGRELTVNALRMVAVNEGVVIAAGQEGKTKTALQMIGIIALVLGYPYELSYYPGIHLGAVDLIYVGTVLLYISLFFSLASAGQYLRLLTTTIEAKVQKKQDDTLSPQRNPS